In one window of Methanosarcina vacuolata Z-761 DNA:
- a CDS encoding metal-dependent hydrolase has protein sequence MLLFGHIGVTLGIFFGLGFFIPRLKTIIDPRYLAIGALLPDLIDKPLGMIIFASTFENGRIISHTLLFVLSLFLVALYLYEKKKDIKVLSLASGSFFHLMEDQMWATPKTLLWPLLGWNFPKSQTDFNGIEYLTKLFEKSFTFHISFSSVPEILGMGIIVILALHWLIKEFGQNKF, from the coding sequence ATGCTTCTTTTTGGACATATTGGGGTTACATTGGGAATATTCTTCGGACTTGGGTTTTTCATACCTCGGCTAAAGACCATTATAGATCCAAGATACTTAGCCATTGGAGCTCTCTTGCCCGACTTAATAGACAAACCTTTAGGAATGATTATCTTTGCTTCTACCTTTGAAAACGGACGCATTATAAGTCATACTCTATTATTCGTTCTTTCATTATTCCTGGTGGCTCTATATCTATACGAAAAGAAAAAAGATATCAAGGTTCTTAGCCTTGCTTCAGGTTCTTTCTTCCACCTTATGGAAGATCAGATGTGGGCAACTCCTAAAACTCTACTCTGGCCACTCCTGGGATGGAATTTCCCAAAAAGTCAGACGGATTTCAATGGGATTGAATACTTAACAAAACTGTTTGAAAAGTCGTTTACATTTCACATCTCGTTTTCTTCCGTTCCTGAAATTCTGGGGATGGGAATAATAGTTATTTTGGCTTTACACTGGTTAATAAAAGAATTTGGACAAAACAAATTTTAA
- a CDS encoding bifunctional metallophosphatase/5'-nucleotidase, translated as MTNKPNRHLALYLCLMILVSLASLGCLEASGPEKGTLEDTQENTSENTLKVQILAINDLHGQIEPSTSKVVTGYNETGAPICVDSGGMEYLATHIKELSSENPNTFVVSAGDSMGASPLFSALFQDEPTIKALNMMGIDFSAVGNHDLDEGLGELMRIQNGSCQPTDGNLSNSSFEGAHFQFLAANIVNESTNATIFPAYNITYVQGVPIGFIGIALKDTPYIVTASKVKGLRFLDEATTINEQVKKLKSMGVKTIVVIIHDGGSQEGLYNESLNMSGPILDVINATDDEVDVFITGHTHQAYNAVIDGRLVTEAGSAGNLLTDIDLVISNETCDVIEERSRNVIVSRDVPEDSEISELIEEYESQVAPLADRVICNITENITSTASDSGESALGDVIADAQLYATSNSSNGGAVIAFTNPGGIRTDLVYDQISGEELPGQVTYGEAFSVQPFGNDLVTMTLNGTQIDALLEQQFDNPSPGSKRILQVSKGFSYTWNESAPTGEKVDISSIKINGTSIDPSSTYRVTMNGFLADGGDNFSVMKEGTDRMVGSPDLDAFVNYLETFSPLAPGSENRIVMEK; from the coding sequence TTGACAAATAAGCCCAATAGGCACCTTGCCCTTTATTTATGCCTGATGATACTTGTCTCTCTGGCCTCACTTGGCTGCCTGGAGGCTTCAGGGCCTGAAAAGGGTACATTAGAGGATACGCAGGAAAATACGTCAGAAAATACACTAAAAGTCCAGATCCTGGCCATTAATGACCTCCACGGTCAGATTGAACCGTCCACCAGCAAAGTGGTTACGGGTTATAATGAGACCGGAGCTCCCATATGCGTTGATTCCGGAGGCATGGAGTATCTGGCCACTCACATAAAGGAACTCAGCTCTGAGAACCCCAATACATTTGTGGTATCGGCAGGCGATTCTATGGGTGCCAGCCCGCTTTTCTCAGCCCTGTTCCAGGATGAACCGACAATAAAAGCTCTCAATATGATGGGGATCGACTTTTCAGCCGTAGGCAACCATGATCTGGACGAAGGACTGGGCGAGCTCATGCGTATTCAGAATGGCAGCTGCCAGCCGACAGATGGCAACCTGAGTAACTCCTCCTTTGAAGGAGCACATTTCCAGTTTCTGGCTGCAAATATAGTCAATGAGAGCACCAACGCCACAATATTCCCTGCCTATAACATTACCTACGTCCAGGGAGTTCCAATAGGGTTCATTGGAATTGCCCTAAAAGACACACCGTACATAGTGACTGCCTCCAAAGTGAAAGGGCTCAGGTTCCTGGACGAAGCCACGACCATTAATGAACAGGTCAAAAAGCTGAAGAGTATGGGCGTAAAAACCATAGTGGTGATCATCCATGATGGCGGTTCCCAGGAGGGACTATATAACGAGAGCCTGAACATGAGCGGCCCTATTTTAGATGTCATTAATGCCACCGACGATGAAGTAGATGTTTTCATCACTGGCCATACCCATCAAGCTTACAATGCCGTTATTGACGGCCGTCTGGTAACAGAAGCCGGTTCAGCAGGTAATTTACTCACGGATATCGATCTGGTGATAAGCAACGAGACCTGTGATGTAATCGAGGAAAGGTCCAGAAATGTCATAGTTTCCAGAGACGTTCCTGAAGACTCCGAAATAAGCGAGCTGATAGAGGAATATGAATCTCAGGTTGCACCCCTTGCGGATCGGGTGATCTGTAACATCACAGAGAATATTACAAGTACAGCCAGTGATTCAGGTGAATCTGCTCTGGGCGACGTCATAGCCGATGCTCAGTTATATGCTACTTCTAACTCAAGCAATGGCGGTGCTGTTATAGCTTTCACGAACCCAGGCGGTATTCGTACAGACCTGGTATATGATCAAATTAGCGGTGAGGAACTTCCCGGTCAGGTTACTTATGGAGAGGCCTTCAGTGTCCAGCCTTTTGGAAACGACCTGGTCACAATGACCTTAAACGGCACTCAGATCGACGCCTTGCTGGAACAGCAGTTTGACAACCCATCCCCTGGCAGTAAGCGAATATTGCAGGTCTCAAAAGGCTTTAGTTATACCTGGAACGAAAGCGCCCCCACGGGCGAGAAGGTCGATATATCCAGTATAAAAATCAATGGAACTTCTATCGATCCGAGCAGTACTTACCGCGTAACAATGAATGGATTCCTGGCTGATGGAGGAGATAATTTCTCTGTAATGAAAGAAGGGACCGATAGGATGGTAGGATCTCCAGACTTAGATGCCTTTGTCAATTACCTGGAGACCTTTTCTCCTCTGGCTCCCGGATCTGAGAACCGCATAGTTATGGAAAAATAA
- a CDS encoding shikimate kinase, producing the protein MNITLIGMAGAGKSTIGRALAKRLGYTFIDVDHLIRESTGMPLQNLIDKEGDSAFIRFEEEAILKLGQVDRSVISPGGSVIYSEKAMTHLKKISKIIFLDAAFRSIARRLPNARKRGIVGLRDRSLKELFEERKVFYQKYADFSIKLKGRENIQEIAEKIVELCFEEST; encoded by the coding sequence ATGAATATCACATTAATTGGCATGGCCGGAGCGGGGAAAAGTACTATTGGGAGAGCCCTTGCGAAGCGCCTTGGCTATACTTTTATCGATGTGGATCACCTGATAAGGGAAAGCACCGGAATGCCCCTCCAGAATCTGATTGATAAAGAGGGAGATTCGGCTTTTATCAGATTTGAAGAAGAAGCCATTCTAAAGCTTGGGCAGGTGGACAGGAGCGTTATTTCTCCTGGCGGGAGTGTAATTTATTCCGAAAAAGCCATGACTCATTTAAAAAAAATCTCAAAAATAATCTTCCTGGACGCTGCCTTTAGAAGCATTGCCAGAAGGCTTCCCAATGCACGAAAAAGAGGTATAGTAGGACTCAGGGATAGGAGCCTGAAAGAGCTTTTTGAAGAAAGGAAGGTCTTTTATCAGAAATATGCTGATTTTTCAATAAAGCTCAAAGGGAGAGAAAATATTCAGGAAATTGCTGAAAAGATTGTTGAGTTATGTTTTGAAGAGAGTACCTGA
- a CDS encoding ACT domain-containing protein: MASSRFIITVIGSDRVGIVARITTVMASFNVNIVDITQTIMQDIFTMIMLAEAPQENFDLAAFQEAMSTEGKSLGVEVKVQHEDAFRFMHRI; the protein is encoded by the coding sequence ATGGCATCAAGTCGTTTCATAATTACGGTTATAGGCAGCGACCGGGTAGGAATTGTTGCCAGGATCACTACTGTGATGGCAAGTTTCAATGTAAATATTGTTGACATTACTCAGACTATCATGCAGGATATATTTACCATGATTATGCTTGCAGAAGCTCCACAGGAGAATTTCGACCTTGCAGCTTTCCAGGAGGCTATGAGTACCGAGGGAAAGAGCCTTGGAGTCGAGGTCAAGGTACAGCACGAAGACGCATTCCGTTTCATGCACAGGATCTGA
- a CDS encoding PFL family protein: MYINPKEILETIQMVRMEHLDIRTVTMGISLRDCSHPDIEVFNENIYEKITTRAKELVGTTNEIQSLYGIPIINKRISVTPIAVAAESCRSPDFVSIAKTMDEAAKDAQVDFIGGFSALVHKGATVGDLKLINSIPEALKSTEKVCSSVNVATTKTGINMDAVGLMGSIIKKTADLTADRDGIGCAKLVVFANAPEDNPFMAGAFHGIGEPECVINVGVSGPGVVNAAIRELEKPNLTEISETIKKTAFKITRMGEMVGREVSRRLGVEFGILDLSLAPTPAIGDSVAAILEAMGLERCGAHGTTAALALLNDAVKKGGAMASSSVGGLSGAFIPVSEDAGMIEAVRAGALSLEKLEAMTSVCSVGLDMIAVPGDTPASTLSAIIADEMAIGVINRKTTAVRVIPAPGKGVGDSVEFGGLLGNAPIMPVSDFSSEVFVKRGGRIPAPIQSLTN; this comes from the coding sequence ATGTATATAAACCCAAAAGAAATTCTGGAAACAATCCAGATGGTCAGGATGGAACATCTCGACATCAGAACCGTAACAATGGGTATCAGCCTGAGGGACTGCAGCCATCCTGATATTGAGGTTTTCAATGAGAATATCTACGAAAAGATAACCACCCGTGCAAAAGAACTTGTGGGTACAACGAATGAAATCCAGAGCCTCTACGGAATTCCAATAATCAATAAGCGAATCTCAGTAACTCCAATAGCTGTGGCAGCCGAAAGTTGCAGGTCTCCTGATTTTGTTTCCATTGCAAAAACCATGGACGAAGCTGCAAAAGACGCACAGGTAGACTTTATAGGAGGTTTCAGTGCCCTTGTCCACAAAGGCGCAACCGTTGGGGATCTAAAGCTTATCAATTCCATTCCTGAAGCTCTTAAAAGCACGGAAAAGGTATGCTCGTCGGTAAATGTTGCCACTACAAAAACCGGGATCAATATGGATGCAGTTGGCTTGATGGGCAGCATCATTAAAAAGACCGCGGATTTGACTGCGGATAGGGATGGGATAGGCTGTGCCAAGCTTGTGGTTTTTGCAAATGCCCCTGAAGACAATCCCTTTATGGCAGGAGCCTTTCACGGAATTGGGGAGCCTGAATGCGTTATCAACGTTGGGGTCAGTGGGCCTGGCGTTGTGAATGCTGCAATCCGCGAGCTTGAAAAACCGAATCTTACAGAAATTTCGGAGACAATCAAAAAGACAGCCTTTAAAATAACCCGCATGGGAGAAATGGTAGGTCGGGAGGTTTCTCGAAGGCTTGGAGTCGAATTCGGGATTCTTGACCTTTCCCTGGCTCCGACGCCTGCAATTGGGGACAGCGTTGCTGCGATTCTTGAAGCAATGGGACTTGAACGCTGTGGGGCTCACGGAACGACTGCAGCCCTTGCCCTGCTGAATGATGCCGTAAAAAAAGGCGGAGCAATGGCTTCCTCCTCAGTAGGAGGCCTGAGTGGGGCTTTTATCCCTGTCAGTGAGGATGCGGGCATGATCGAAGCCGTCAGGGCCGGAGCCCTCAGCCTGGAAAAGCTTGAAGCTATGACCAGCGTCTGCTCGGTCGGCCTTGATATGATCGCAGTTCCTGGTGATACTCCTGCTTCCACCCTTTCGGCTATTATCGCTGACGAGATGGCCATAGGAGTAATAAATAGAAAAACAACGGCAGTCAGAGTTATCCCGGCTCCTGGAAAAGGGGTTGGGGATTCCGTAGAATTCGGCGGCCTGCTTGGAAATGCTCCTATTATGCCGGTAAGTGATTTCAGTTCCGAAGTTTTCGTAAAACGGGGGGGAAGAATCCCGGCTCCTATACAGTCACTTACAAACTGA
- a CDS encoding thiamine pyrophosphate-dependent enzyme, whose translation MGAGPDSIVVNPTGCLEVTSTPFPRSSWQVPWIHSLFENGASVASGIEAGLKALGKKKDTKIIVIAGDGATMDIGFGAISGAFERGHDFTYVCMDNEAYMNTGVQRSSGTPYGASTTTTPAGKFSFGNPFPKKNMPAIIAAHGSPYVATTSIGFPRDMIRKVKKATEVIGPTYIHAHAPCTTGWGFDTSKTLEIAKLAVETCLWPMYEMENGEITQVRKIKNPRPVEEYLKVQKRFKHLFTMEGGEEEIKKIQAMADWNIKHFGLQ comes from the coding sequence ATGGGAGCAGGTCCTGACAGTATTGTTGTCAACCCTACTGGCTGCCTGGAAGTTACAAGTACGCCTTTTCCGCGTTCTTCATGGCAGGTTCCCTGGATCCACTCCCTTTTTGAAAATGGAGCTTCAGTGGCTTCAGGTATTGAAGCTGGCTTAAAAGCCCTTGGTAAAAAGAAAGATACTAAAATTATAGTTATTGCAGGCGACGGTGCCACGATGGATATAGGCTTCGGGGCTATTTCAGGTGCGTTTGAGCGGGGCCACGACTTTACCTATGTATGTATGGACAACGAAGCCTATATGAACACCGGAGTCCAGCGCAGCAGTGGAACGCCCTATGGTGCAAGCACAACGACCACTCCAGCCGGAAAATTCTCCTTTGGAAACCCTTTTCCCAAAAAGAATATGCCTGCAATTATAGCAGCTCATGGATCTCCATATGTGGCCACGACCTCCATAGGTTTCCCAAGAGACATGATTCGTAAGGTCAAAAAGGCAACTGAAGTCATAGGCCCTACCTATATCCATGCTCATGCTCCGTGTACAACAGGCTGGGGTTTTGATACCTCAAAGACTCTGGAGATCGCCAAACTCGCAGTTGAAACCTGCCTCTGGCCCATGTATGAGATGGAAAACGGGGAAATTACCCAGGTCAGGAAAATTAAGAACCCAAGGCCGGTCGAAGAATATCTGAAAGTCCAGAAAAGGTTCAAACATCTCTTCACCATGGAAGGCGGTGAAGAAGAAATAAAGAAGATTCAGGCCATGGCGGACTGGAATATAAAACATTTCGGGCTTCAGTGA